From a single Apium graveolens cultivar Ventura chromosome 2, ASM990537v1, whole genome shotgun sequence genomic region:
- the LOC141696221 gene encoding uncharacterized protein LOC141696221, with translation MKLDEAVWAYRIAYKTPLGMSAFQLVYGKVCHLPAELEHRAYWALMKLNLDMAAAGKLRLRWSGSFIVKDVFPHGAVEIFDKHPDQAFKVNGQRLKHCYGNTANREVVTAVLSTT, from the exons aTGAAGCTAGATGAAGCTGTGTGGGCCTATAGAATAGCATATAAGACTCCTCTAGGAATGTCAGCTTTCCAGTTGGTGTATGGGAAGGTGTGTCATTTGCCTGCGGAGCTAGAGCATAGAGCGTATTGGGCTTTAATGAAGCTGAATCTGGACATGGCAGCTGCTG GGAAGCTTAGGTTAAGGTGGTCAGGTTCGTTCATTGTCAAAgatgtgtttccacatggagctgtAGAGATTTTCGATAAGCATCCcgaccaagcattcaaggtaaatggtcagaggttgaagcattgCTATGGTAATACGGCGAACCGTGAGGTGGTGACCGCCGTTCTTTCGACAACTTGA